The proteins below come from a single Juglans regia cultivar Chandler chromosome 12, Walnut 2.0, whole genome shotgun sequence genomic window:
- the LOC109005936 gene encoding probable 1-deoxy-D-xylulose-5-phosphate synthase, chloroplastic, producing MALSAFSFPAHVNWATASDALKSSSFSSHFLTWGGTNLLCPSQHKLNQVRKRSGGACASLSEMGEYHSQRPPTPLLDTINYPIHMKNLSIKELKQLADEIRSDVIFNVSKTGGHLGSSLGVVELTVALHYVFNAPQDKILWDVGHQSYPHKILTGRRDKMHTIRQTNGLSGFTKRSESEFDCFGTGHSSTTISAGLGMAVGRDLKGRKNNVVAVIGDGAMTAGQAYEAMNNAGYLDSDMIVILNDNKQVSLPTATLDGPIPPVGALSSALSRLQSNRPLRELREVAKGVTKQIGGPMHELAAKVDEYARGMISGSGSTLFEELGLYYIGPVDGHNIDDLTAILKEVKSTKTTGPVLIHVVTEKGRGYPYAEKAADKYHGVAKFDPATGKQFKAKALTQSYTTYFAEALIAEAEVDKDIVAIHAAMGGGTGMNLFLRRFPTRCFDVGIAEQHAVTFAAGLACEGLKPFCVIYSSFMQRAYDQVVHDVDLQKLPVRFAMDRAGLVGADGPTHCGSFDVTFMACLPNMVVMAPSDEAELFHMVATAAAIDDRPSCFRYPRGNGIGVQLPPGNKGIPIEVGKGKTLIEGERVALLGYGTVVQSCLAAASLVRSHGLRLTVADARFCKPLDHALIRSLAKSHEVLITVEEGSIGGFGSHVAQFMALDGLLDGKLKWRPLVLPDRYIDHGSPADQLAEAGLTPSHIAATVFNILGQTREALEIMS from the exons ATGGCTCTCTCTGCATTCTCATTTCCTGCCCATGTGAACTGGGCAACCGCTTCTGATGCTCTCAAGTCTTCTTCCTTCTCAAGTCACTTTTTAACCTGGGGGGGAACAAATCTGCTGTGCCCATCTCAGCACAAGCTCAATCAG GTCAGGAAAAGATCAGGTGGGGCGTGTGCCTCACTATCGGAGATGGGGGAGTATCATTCACAGAGACCACCGACGCCTCTCTTGGACACCATAAATTATCCAATCCACATGAAGAATCTATCAATAAAG GAGCTGAAACAACTTGCTGATGAAATCCGGTCCGATGTCATCTTTAATGTTTCCAAAACTGGAGGCCACCTAGGCTCGAGCCTGGGTGTTGTTGAGCTCACTGTGGCTCTCCATTACGTCTTTAATGCCCCTCAAGACAAGATATTATGGGATGTTGGTCATCAG TCTTACCCACACAAGATCCTGACCGGGAGAAGAGATAAGATGCACACTATAAGGCAGACAAATGGGTTATCAGGGTTCACAAAGCGCTCAGAGAGTGAATTTGATTGCTTTGGCACCGGTCACAGCTCTACCACCATCTCAGCAGGACTTG GCATGGCTGTAGGGAGGGATCTAAAGGGAAGGAAGAATAATGTAGTTGCTGTTATAGGTGATGGTGCCATGACGGCGGGGCAAGCTTATGAAGCCATGAACAACGCTGGGTACCTTGATTCTGACATGATTGTTATCCTCAATGACAATAAACAGGTTTCTTTACCTACGGCTACTCTAGATGGGCCCATACCACCTGTAGGAGCTTTGAGCAGTGCTCTCAGTAGGTTGCAATCTAACAGGCCCCTTAGAGAATTAAGAGAGGTTGCCAAG GGAGTTACAAAACAAATTGGTGGTCCAATGCATGAACTGGCTGCTAAAGTTGATGAATATGCTCGTGGGATGATCAGTGGTTCTGGATCAACTCTATTTGAAGAGCTTGgattatattatataggtcCTGTTGATGGCCACAACATCGATGATCTTACTGCCATTCTCAAAGAGGTCAAAAGTACCAAAACAACAGGTCCAGTTCTGATTCATGTTGTCACTGAGAAAGGCCGGGGATACCCATATGCAGAGAAAGCAGCAGACAAGTATCATG GAGTGGCTAAATTTGATCCAGCAACTGGAAAGCAATTCAAAGCCAAGGCTCTTACACAGTCTTACACTACATACTTTGCAGAAGCTTTGATTGCAGAAGCAGAAGTGGACAAAGATATTGTTGCAATCCATGCTGCAATGGGAGGCGGAACAGGCATGAATCTTTTCCTTCGTCGTTTCCCAACAAGATGCTTTGATGTTGGGATAGCCGAACAGCATGCTGTTACTTTTGCTGCAGGTCTGGCCTGTGAGGGTCTTAAACCGTTCTGTGTAATTTACTCATCTTTCATGCAGAGGGCTTATGACCAG GTAGTACATGATGTGGATCTGCAGAAGTTGCCAGTGAGATTTGCAATGGACAGAGCTGGATTGGTTGGAGCGGATGGTCCCACACATTGTGGGTCTTTTGATGTCACCTTCATGGCCTGCCTCCCCAATATGGTGGTCATGGCTCCTTCTGACGAGGCAGAGCTGTTTCACATGGTTGCGACTGCTGCAGCAATAGATGACCGGCCCAGTTGTTTTCGCTACCCAAGGGGGAATGGGATTGGTGTTCAGCTACCGCCGGGGAATAAAGGCATTCCTATTGAG GTTGGAAAAGGCAAAACACTGATAGAAGGGGAGAGAGTGGCCCTCTTGGGCTATGGAACAGTAGTTCAGAGCTGTTTGGCTGCGGCATCTTTAGTGCGATCCCATGGCTTAAGGCTAACAGTTGCAGACGCACGCTTTTGCAAGCCATTGGATCATGCCCTTATACGCAGCCTTGCAAAATCACACGAGGTCTTGATTACAGTTGAAGAAGGATCAATTGGAGGATTTGGGTCTCATGTTGCTCAGTTCATGGCCCTTGATGGCCTTCTTGACGGAAAACTAAAG TGGAGACCTCTGGTTCTGCCTGATCGGTACATTGACCATGGATCGCCTGCTGACCAATTGGCTGAAGCTGGCCTCACACCATCGCATATTGCAGCAACAGTATTCAACATACTTGGACAAACAAGAGAGGCGCTGGAGATCATGTCATAA